Proteins co-encoded in one Sorghum bicolor cultivar BTx623 unplaced genomic scaffold, Sorghum_bicolor_NCBIv3 super_16, whole genome shotgun sequence genomic window:
- the LOC110431485 gene encoding uncharacterized protein LOC110431485, which produces MGAYCNAVRRLEDKFNSLELNHVLRKYNEAADTLAKMAFERVTVPPDVFVSDLYKPSVDYKDDGGSDPPPVNPGLDPESTAALELEAMDIESEPPAPDNLPDWRYPLLQRLVDDTLPIDQAEARRVAHRAKTFLLLDGEMYKRCPSGILMRCITHQEGVKLLDDIHSRACGHHAVPRTLVGNAFQQGFYWPTTVADATQIVRTCEGCQFYARQIHLPTQALQTIPITWPFAV; this is translated from the coding sequence ATGGGCGCGTACTGCAATGCAGTCCGACGCCTGGAGGACAAATTCAACAGCCTCGagcttaaccacgtgttaagaaAATACAATGAGGCCGCCGACACGCTCGCTAAAATGGCATTCGAGCGGGTCACGGTCCCTCCGGATGTCTTtgtcagcgacctctacaaaCCTTCCGTCGACTACAAAGATGACGGGGGATCGGATCCACCCCCAGTTAACCCGGGTCTTGACCCCGAATCCACCGCGGCTCTTGAGCTAGAGGCCATGGACATTGAGTCCGAGCCTCCCGCGCCCGACAACTTGCCGGACTGGCGCTACCCGCTGCTgcagcgccttgtcgacgacaCCTTGCCCATAGACCAAGCTGAGGCACGGCGTGTAGCTCATCGCGCCAAGACTTTCTTACTTCTCGACGGAGAGATGTACAAGCGCTGCCCCTCGGGCATTCTTATGCGCTGCATCACCCACCAGGAAGGAGTCAAGCTCCTTGACGACATACACTcgagggcttgcggccaccatgctgtgCCTCGGACACTAGTAGGAAACGCCTTccaacaaggtttctactggcctactACTGTGGCCGATGCCACACAGATCGTAAggacctgtgagggatgccagttttatGCTCGGCAGATTCACCTCCCTACTCAGGCTCTACAAACGATCCCCATCACTTGGCCCTTTGCTGTCTAG